In the Wyeomyia smithii strain HCP4-BCI-WySm-NY-G18 chromosome 2, ASM2978416v1, whole genome shotgun sequence genome, one interval contains:
- the LOC129724365 gene encoding uncharacterized protein LOC129724365: MLRFVPLILLMSTKINCIPIDSTKSEPTLNRPSPINPEVLGDPKPKESIDSNVLSSAKKNPALKYDQQNNISKRLSTTTVEPVSLKTPIVHPSGAKTKRSTDESSTKSSTSRPTSTRAPFISSSNDDYDNSGPHFVRPVPVAEILKNLHEAPRQTHAPTLFLHQGNTAAEATTDTSTSTTVSAQHNDHKANGKTPESEEAEKDDQSS, encoded by the exons ATGCTACGTTTT GTGCCATTAATTTTGTTGATGTCAACCAAAATCAACTGCATTCCAATCGATTCTACGAAGAGCGAACCAACACTTAATAGGCCCTCACCCATCAACCCAGAAGTTTTAGGCGATCCAAAACCGAAAGAATCTATTGACAGTAACGTGCTAAGTTCTGCAAAAA AAAATCCAGCGCTGAAATACGATCAGCAAAACAATATTTCGAAGCGTTTGTCTACTACCACCGTGGAGCCGGTTTCTCTTAAAACTCCAATTGTTCATCCATCCGGGGCAAAAACGAAACGAAGCACAGACGAATCTTCTACTAAAAGCTCCACTAGCCGTCCAACCAGTACACGTGCACCGTTCATTAGCAGCAGTAACGACGATTACGATAATAGTGGTCCTCATTTTGTGCGACCGGTACCAGTAGCAGAAATTCTCAAGAATCTTCATGAAGCACCCAGACAAACCCATGCACCAACACTTTTTTTGCATCAAGGTAATACCGCAGCAGAAGCTACAACCGATACTTCAACAAGCACGACAGTAAGTGCACAGCACAATGACCACAAGGCGAACGGCAAGACTCCGGAGTCTGAAGAGGCAGAAAAGGACGATCAATCTAGTTAA